A genome region from Methylorubrum populi includes the following:
- a CDS encoding SWIM zinc finger family protein — MSLTTAQILDLAPDASSRKAGQDQAKPQKWAGLGRAGTVIWGEIKGSGASPYRTVADLAGPASKCTCPSRKFPCKHGLGLMLVDAGAALAEAEPPDWAAAWMKGRESRAAAAETRAQAPAKPVDEKAQAKRRQAREDRVAAALDAFDLWLRDLMRRGLAAARSEPYAFWDRMAGRLVDGQAPGLARRVRALPGLIAAAPQAGAPRPEAALGLGLGRLALLVRAARRLDALAPEPAAGVRAALGYPVTAEEMAARPDHADDWAVLAHAVEEEDRLTARSVWLVGRASGALAQVLDYGTGGSPLPPAPAAGQDFSGALAFQPGDPPLRAVFRDGRAGPAAQAALPGAASVAAAREAFAEVLARAPWTERWPVRLKGVRLGRLAAAAAGGKTAHLPAFAAGDETGCLALRADPRLPSLLAVAAGRPVDLFGLYDGYGLHPLALVTEGRLYAMPAQGAQPVLLQVA, encoded by the coding sequence ATGAGCCTGACGACTGCCCAGATCCTCGATCTCGCCCCCGACGCGTCGAGCCGCAAGGCCGGGCAGGACCAGGCGAAACCGCAGAAATGGGCCGGCCTCGGCCGGGCGGGGACGGTGATCTGGGGCGAGATCAAGGGCAGCGGCGCGAGCCCCTACCGCACGGTCGCGGATCTCGCCGGCCCCGCCTCGAAATGCACCTGCCCGAGCCGCAAGTTTCCCTGCAAGCACGGCTTGGGCCTGATGCTGGTCGATGCGGGCGCAGCCCTCGCCGAGGCCGAGCCGCCGGACTGGGCCGCCGCCTGGATGAAGGGGCGCGAGAGCCGCGCCGCCGCGGCCGAGACCCGGGCGCAGGCGCCGGCCAAGCCGGTCGACGAGAAGGCGCAGGCCAAGCGTCGCCAGGCCCGCGAGGATCGCGTCGCGGCAGCCCTCGACGCGTTCGACCTCTGGCTGCGCGACCTGATGCGGCGCGGTCTCGCCGCCGCGCGCTCCGAGCCTTACGCCTTCTGGGACCGCATGGCCGGGCGCCTCGTGGACGGTCAGGCGCCGGGCCTCGCCCGCCGCGTGCGTGCCCTGCCGGGGCTGATCGCCGCCGCGCCTCAAGCAGGCGCCCCCCGGCCGGAAGCCGCGCTCGGGCTCGGCCTCGGCCGGCTCGCCCTGCTGGTCCGGGCCGCACGCCGCCTCGACGCCCTGGCGCCCGAGCCGGCGGCGGGCGTGCGCGCCGCGCTCGGCTACCCCGTCACCGCCGAGGAGATGGCGGCCCGGCCGGACCATGCCGACGACTGGGCGGTGCTGGCCCACGCGGTCGAGGAGGAGGACCGCCTCACCGCCCGCTCGGTCTGGCTCGTCGGCCGCGCGAGCGGCGCCCTGGCCCAGGTGCTCGATTACGGGACCGGCGGCTCGCCCTTGCCGCCGGCCCCCGCCGCCGGCCAGGATTTTTCCGGGGCGCTCGCCTTCCAGCCCGGCGACCCGCCGCTGCGCGCCGTTTTTCGCGATGGGCGCGCGGGCCCGGCGGCACAGGCGGCGCTGCCCGGCGCGGCCAGCGTCGCGGCGGCGCGGGAGGCCTTCGCCGAGGTGCTGGCGCGCGCGCCCTGGACCGAGCGCTGGCCGGTGCGGCTGAAGGGCGTGCGGCTCGGGCGGCTTGCCGCCGCGGCGGCCGGCGGCAAGACAGCTCATTTGCCCGCCTTCGCGGCGGGGGACGAGACCGGCTGCCTCGCGCTGCGGGCCGACCCGCGCCTGCCGAGCCTGCTCGCGGT
- a CDS encoding type II toxin-antitoxin system ParD family antitoxin, translated as MAKPEAIKRKRYETLRAALIEGEESGPPEPFDTDSFLREKRAGSVRG; from the coding sequence GTGGCGAAACCCGAAGCGATCAAGCGGAAACGGTATGAGACGCTCCGGGCCGCGCTGATCGAGGGTGAGGAGAGCGGTCCCCCGGAGCCCTTCGATACGGACTCCTTTCTCCGGGAAAAGCGTGCGGGCTCGGTCCGCGGGTGA
- a CDS encoding uracil-DNA glycosylase family protein: MPSLPDRFEATAARLRACRLCRDAPLYGAPLPHEPRPVVQGSATARLLIASQAPGNRAHRSGVPFGDPSGVRLRAWLGLPEAAFYDAARVAILPMGACFPGLDARGGDRPPRRECAPTWRAELLAGLPQLALILVIGQSAQAWHLGPRPGGLTGTVAGWRAILAASTRPRVLPLPHPSWRNNGWLRKNPWFEAELLPVLRAEVAAAMDLRR, from the coding sequence ATGCCCTCTCTCCCCGACCGCTTCGAAGCCACCGCCGCCCGCCTGCGCGCCTGCCGGCTCTGCCGCGACGCGCCCCTCTACGGCGCGCCCCTGCCGCACGAGCCGCGGCCCGTGGTCCAGGGCAGCGCCACCGCGCGGCTGCTGATCGCGAGCCAGGCGCCGGGCAACCGGGCCCATCGCAGCGGCGTGCCGTTCGGCGACCCGTCCGGGGTTCGCCTGCGGGCGTGGCTCGGGCTCCCGGAGGCGGCCTTCTACGACGCGGCGCGGGTGGCGATCCTGCCGATGGGCGCCTGCTTCCCGGGCCTCGATGCCAGGGGCGGCGACCGGCCGCCGCGGCGGGAATGCGCGCCGACATGGCGGGCGGAGCTCCTCGCCGGGCTGCCGCAGCTCGCTCTGATCCTAGTGATCGGGCAGTCCGCGCAAGCCTGGCATCTCGGGCCCCGGCCGGGCGGCCTGACCGGGACGGTCGCGGGCTGGCGCGCGATCCTCGCGGCGTCCACCCGCCCGCGGGTGCTGCCGCTCCCCCACCCCTCCTGGCGCAACAACGGCTGGCTGCGGAAGAACCCCTGGTTCGAGGCGGAACTCCTGCCGGTGCTGCGGGCCGAGGTGGCGGCGGCGATGGATCTCCGGCGTTGA
- a CDS encoding VOC family protein gives MQPYLTLGARDAATAHAFYDAVLATVGWGLHADFPGWRAYSPAGRGEGVIVWVCTPFDGREASAGNGTMMGFPAPSRASVDAFHTAAMAHGGTDEGAPGLRPQYGPNWYAAYLRDPTGNKLAAVFGG, from the coding sequence ATGCAGCCCTATCTCACCCTCGGCGCCCGCGACGCCGCGACCGCCCACGCCTTCTACGACGCCGTCCTGGCGACGGTGGGCTGGGGCCTGCACGCGGATTTTCCGGGCTGGCGCGCCTACTCGCCGGCGGGGCGCGGCGAGGGGGTGATCGTGTGGGTCTGCACGCCCTTCGACGGTCGGGAGGCGAGCGCCGGCAACGGCACGATGATGGGCTTCCCGGCGCCCTCGCGGGCGTCGGTCGATGCCTTCCACACCGCCGCCATGGCCCATGGCGGAACCGACGAGGGGGCGCCGGGCCTCAGGCCGCAATACGGCCCGAACTGGTACGCCGCCTATCTGCGCGACCCGACCGGCAACAAGCTCGCCGCGGTGTTCGGAGGCTGA
- the zwf gene encoding glucose-6-phosphate dehydrogenase, with amino-acid sequence MAGSRASRLGAGVGPKYPQVVVLVGATGDLAQRKLLPGLFHLFSAGFIPDLRIVGVSLDDLGVEAFRERAHGAIDRFFTRHAGEAEWAAFSERLDYVPLSAGAEALAAASARAEAALGRECRRLHYLSVPPAAALAVVRLLAEADLAAGSRIVMEKPFGTDLESAVALNERLHEVFSEEQIFRIDHFLGKEAAQNILAFRFANGLFEPIWNRTFIDHVQIDVPETLGLGTRAAFYEATGAYRDMVVTHLFQILGFMAMEPPTSLEPEPIGEEKNKVFRSMLPLDPREVVRGQYAGYRSEPGVDPQSDTETFIALKCRIDNWRWAGVPFFLRTGKRMAEGQRIISIAFREPPKSMFPAHSGVGAQGPDHLTFDLADASKMSLSFYGKRPGPGMRLDKLSLQFAMKDTGLIGEVLEAYERLILDAMRGDHTLFTTASGIERLWDVSTPLLEAPPPVRLYAPGSWGPKSIHQLVAPQAWRLPFEREWRNTEEPGWAPDGGGTAGQ; translated from the coding sequence TTGGCAGGATCGCGCGCGTCACGGCTGGGGGCGGGCGTCGGCCCGAAATATCCGCAGGTCGTCGTCCTCGTCGGCGCCACCGGCGACCTCGCCCAGCGCAAGCTGCTGCCGGGCCTGTTCCACCTGTTCAGCGCCGGCTTCATCCCGGATCTCAGGATCGTCGGCGTGTCGCTGGACGATCTCGGCGTCGAGGCGTTCCGCGAACGGGCGCACGGGGCGATCGACCGGTTCTTCACCCGCCATGCCGGCGAGGCGGAATGGGCGGCGTTTTCCGAGAGGCTCGACTACGTGCCGCTCTCCGCGGGCGCCGAGGCGCTGGCCGCCGCCTCGGCCCGGGCCGAGGCGGCGCTCGGGCGGGAATGCCGGCGCCTGCATTACCTGAGCGTCCCGCCGGCCGCGGCGCTGGCGGTGGTGCGGCTGCTGGCCGAGGCGGATCTCGCGGCGGGCTCGCGCATCGTCATGGAGAAGCCGTTCGGCACGGATCTGGAGAGCGCCGTCGCGCTCAACGAGCGGCTGCACGAAGTCTTTTCCGAGGAGCAGATCTTCCGCATCGACCACTTCCTCGGCAAGGAGGCGGCGCAGAACATTCTCGCCTTCCGCTTCGCCAACGGCCTGTTCGAGCCGATCTGGAACCGCACCTTCATCGACCACGTGCAGATCGACGTGCCGGAGACCCTGGGCCTCGGCACCCGCGCCGCCTTCTACGAGGCGACCGGCGCCTATCGCGACATGGTGGTGACCCACCTGTTCCAGATCCTCGGCTTCATGGCGATGGAACCGCCGACCTCGCTCGAACCGGAGCCGATCGGCGAGGAGAAGAACAAGGTCTTCCGAAGCATGCTCCCGCTCGATCCGCGGGAGGTGGTGCGCGGGCAATATGCCGGCTACCGGTCCGAGCCCGGCGTCGATCCGCAATCGGACACCGAGACCTTCATCGCCCTGAAGTGCCGCATCGACAACTGGCGCTGGGCCGGCGTGCCGTTCTTCCTGCGCACCGGCAAGCGGATGGCGGAGGGGCAGCGGATCATCTCGATCGCCTTCCGCGAACCGCCCAAGAGCATGTTTCCGGCCCATTCCGGCGTCGGCGCGCAGGGGCCCGACCACCTCACCTTCGATCTCGCCGACGCCTCGAAGATGTCGCTCTCCTTCTACGGCAAGCGGCCGGGGCCGGGGATGCGGCTCGACAAGCTCTCGCTCCAGTTCGCGATGAAGGATACCGGCCTGATCGGCGAGGTGCTGGAGGCCTACGAGCGGCTGATCCTCGACGCCATGCGCGGCGACCACACGCTCTTCACCACCGCCTCCGGCATCGAGCGGCTGTGGGACGTCTCGACGCCGCTGCTGGAGGCGCCCCCGCCGGTGCGGCTCTACGCGCCGGGCTCCTGGGGTCCGAAATCGATCCACCAGCTCGTCGCCCCGCAGGCGTGGCGCCTGCCCTTCGAGCGGGAATGGCGCAACACCGAGGAGCCGGGCTGGGCGCCGGACGGCGGCGGCACCGCAGGGCAATGA
- the pyrF gene encoding orotidine-5'-phosphate decarboxylase yields MPESADPRDRLIVALDLPDVAQAERLVARIGDAATFYKIGYRLAYAGGLDFAARLAADGRKTFLDLKLHDIGNTVEEGVRSASLLGATFLTVHAYPQTMRAAVRGRGTGLKILAVTVLTSYDDADAAEAGYALPVADLVARRAEQAAQIGIDGIVCSAAEAGAVRDRIGPSGLIVTPGIRPAGAEAGDQKRVTTPGQARAAGIDHVVVGRPITGADDPRAVAEKIVAEMA; encoded by the coding sequence ATGCCGGAGTCTGCCGACCCCCGCGACCGCCTGATCGTCGCCCTCGACCTGCCGGACGTCGCGCAGGCGGAGCGGCTCGTCGCGCGCATCGGCGACGCGGCGACCTTCTACAAGATCGGCTACCGGCTGGCCTATGCGGGCGGGCTCGACTTCGCCGCCCGCCTCGCGGCGGATGGCAGGAAGACCTTCCTCGATCTCAAGCTCCACGACATCGGCAACACCGTCGAGGAGGGCGTGCGCTCGGCCTCCCTGCTCGGCGCGACCTTCCTGACGGTGCACGCCTATCCGCAGACCATGCGGGCGGCGGTCCGCGGGCGGGGCACGGGCCTGAAGATCCTCGCGGTCACGGTGCTGACCTCCTACGACGACGCGGACGCGGCGGAGGCCGGCTACGCGCTGCCCGTGGCCGACCTCGTCGCGCGCCGGGCGGAGCAGGCCGCGCAGATCGGCATCGACGGCATCGTCTGCTCCGCGGCCGAGGCGGGGGCGGTGCGGGATCGGATCGGTCCCTCCGGCCTGATCGTCACCCCCGGCATCCGGCCCGCGGGCGCGGAGGCCGGCGACCAGAAGCGGGTGACGACGCCGGGACAGGCGCGGGCGGCGGGCATCGACCACGTGGTGGTCGGGCGCCCGATCACCGGGGCCGACGACCCCCGCGCGGTCGCGGAAAAAATCGTGGCCGAGATGGCCTGA
- a CDS encoding type II toxin-antitoxin system RelE/ParE family toxin, which yields MSVRLSPRTRADLGRLWDDSAERWGVDQADRSVRLLAVSFDKLAEGSAPGRRADEIRKGYFRLSVGSHVLFYRPGADGGIELIRILHQRMDFKRHL from the coding sequence GTGAGCGTCCGGCTCTCGCCGAGGACGCGCGCGGACCTCGGCCGGCTATGGGACGACTCGGCCGAACGCTGGGGCGTGGATCAGGCCGACCGCTCCGTCCGCCTCCTCGCCGTGAGCTTCGATAAGCTGGCTGAGGGTTCGGCTCCGGGCCGAAGAGCCGACGAGATTCGCAAGGGGTATTTCCGCCTGTCCGTGGGGTCACACGTCCTGTTCTATCGCCCAGGCGCCGATGGCGGCATCGAGCTCATCCGCATCCTTCACCAGCGGATGGATTTCAAACGCCATCTTTGA